The following coding sequences are from one Candidatus Paceibacterota bacterium window:
- the carA gene encoding glutamine-hydrolyzing carbamoyl-phosphate synthase small subunit: MNAILALEDGSVFHGTGFGARASACGEVCFNTSMTGYQEILTDPSYKGQIVTMTYPLIGNYGVNRRDVESWCSHVAGFAIRELSPVVSNWRAEISLAEYLEQNGIPGIEGFDTRALTRKLRVRGALKGFISTEGTSAAEAVQRAKDWPGLLGVDYVKEVTHKEPFLWDQNEEQSANFKLARGADAATAHEPLPKADMPIVAYDYGMKYNILRRLRQHGFKTQVVPATATAAEALQFKPAGIFLSNGPGDPAALGYAVQAVSDLIKTGLPIFGICLGHQILGQAFGGKTFKLKFGHRGGNQPVKDLESGRVEITAQNHGFAVDPRTLPADVVVDRINLNDQTVEGMRHRTKSIFCVQYHPEASPGPHDSTGLFARFRAMIEKR; this comes from the coding sequence ATGAACGCTATTTTGGCTCTGGAAGACGGCTCGGTGTTTCACGGCACTGGTTTTGGCGCCCGCGCCTCGGCCTGTGGAGAGGTTTGTTTCAACACCTCCATGACCGGCTACCAGGAAATTCTAACCGATCCCTCTTACAAAGGCCAAATTGTCACGATGACCTACCCCCTCATCGGCAATTACGGCGTCAATCGGCGCGATGTGGAATCCTGGTGCTCGCATGTCGCGGGATTTGCCATTCGTGAACTCTCGCCCGTCGTCAGCAACTGGCGCGCGGAGATTTCGCTGGCGGAGTACCTTGAGCAGAACGGTATTCCAGGCATCGAAGGCTTTGACACCCGGGCGCTGACCCGGAAACTTCGTGTGCGCGGGGCGCTCAAAGGGTTCATTTCGACGGAAGGAACCAGCGCCGCGGAGGCGGTGCAACGAGCCAAGGATTGGCCAGGTTTATTGGGCGTTGACTACGTCAAGGAGGTGACCCACAAGGAGCCATTTCTCTGGGATCAGAATGAAGAGCAGAGCGCGAACTTCAAGCTGGCCCGTGGGGCTGACGCAGCTACAGCACACGAGCCCCTCCCAAAGGCGGACATGCCGATTGTGGCGTATGATTACGGCATGAAGTACAACATCCTGCGCCGGCTGCGGCAGCATGGTTTCAAGACCCAAGTGGTGCCGGCGACAGCCACGGCCGCCGAGGCGTTGCAGTTCAAGCCGGCAGGCATTTTCCTTTCCAACGGGCCGGGGGACCCGGCGGCGCTCGGATACGCTGTTCAAGCTGTCAGCGACCTAATCAAGACCGGCCTGCCGATCTTCGGGATATGCCTTGGCCACCAGATTCTGGGGCAGGCGTTCGGCGGGAAGACCTTTAAACTGAAGTTCGGCCACCGGGGCGGCAACCAACCCGTCAAGGACTTGGAATCCGGCAGGGTCGAGATTACCGCGCAGAACCACGGGTTTGCGGTGGATCCAAGGACGCTGCCGGCGGATGTGGTTGTGGATCGCATCAACCTTAACGATCAGACCGTCGAGGGCATGCGCCACAGAACTAAATCCATCTTCTGTGTGCAGTATCACCCGGAGGCGTCGCCGGGGCCGCACGACTCCACGGGCCTGTTTGCCCGGTTCCGCGCGATGATCGAGAAGCGTTGA
- a CDS encoding FHA domain-containing protein, translated as MAKLVVLSPGMTGRSQELKLDKTTIGRVEDNTFQIAEPSVSSHHCEVVLRGSEVVVRDLNSTNGTFINGERVTESVLKPGQILRLGQIEMRFETDAPAAPSKKPLDHTLVMQRGVSLNELEQGTHSGGFGTKGAGFSKKDDKGNKIFWGVVGLVGVIIVVVLLYALTIAGK; from the coding sequence ATGGCCAAACTTGTTGTCCTCAGCCCGGGAATGACGGGACGCAGCCAGGAGTTGAAGCTGGACAAGACCACTATCGGCCGGGTCGAGGATAACACGTTCCAGATTGCCGAGCCTTCCGTGTCCAGTCACCACTGCGAAGTGGTGTTGCGCGGCAGCGAGGTGGTGGTCCGGGACCTCAACTCCACCAACGGCACCTTCATCAACGGCGAGCGCGTGACCGAAAGCGTGCTCAAGCCCGGCCAGATTCTCCGCCTGGGCCAGATCGAAATGCGCTTTGAGACGGACGCCCCCGCGGCGCCCTCAAAGAAGCCGCTCGATCATACACTCGTCATGCAGCGCGGTGTCAGCCTCAATGAGCTGGAGCAAGGCACCCACAGCGGCGGATTTGGCACCAAGGGCGCCGGGTTCTCGAAGAAAGACGACAAGGGCAACAAGATCTTCTGGGGTGTGGTGGGCCTCGTCGGCGTTATAATCGTTGTGGTGCTCCTTTACGCCCTGACGATCGCTGGCAAGTAG
- the hemB gene encoding porphobilinogen synthase — translation MRLYPVGEFPAYRSRRLRQSPLLRQLVRETRLHAGQLVLPLFVRSGRKLRRPIAAMPGVFQLSPDELVREAARAHECGVPAVLLFGIPNRKDEKASGAYAADGVVQQAVRLLKKELPDLLVITDVCLCEYMEHGHCGVVQSNKSGPRILNDPTLKLLARTAASHVQAGADMVAPSDMMDGRVRAIRTELDRLGFQETPIMSYAAKFASAFYGPFREAAESAPKFGDRRSYQMDPANAAEALREVALDIQEGADIVMVKPALAYLDVLYRVKAEFGYPTAAYAVSAEYSMAKAAGAKGWINERAVTLESLLAMRRAGADILITYAAADVARWLKEA, via the coding sequence ATGCGTTTGTATCCTGTGGGAGAGTTTCCGGCCTACCGGTCCCGGCGATTGCGCCAATCACCCCTGTTGCGACAGTTGGTGAGGGAAACGCGACTGCACGCCGGGCAATTAGTCCTGCCGTTGTTCGTCCGCAGTGGACGCAAGCTGCGACGGCCCATTGCCGCAATGCCGGGGGTGTTTCAGTTGTCGCCGGATGAGTTGGTGCGCGAAGCCGCCAGGGCGCACGAATGTGGCGTCCCGGCGGTGTTGCTGTTCGGCATTCCTAACCGGAAAGACGAAAAGGCTTCCGGCGCCTATGCGGCCGACGGCGTGGTGCAGCAGGCCGTGCGGCTGCTCAAGAAGGAACTGCCCGACTTGCTGGTCATCACCGACGTTTGCCTGTGCGAATACATGGAGCACGGTCATTGCGGCGTCGTCCAGAGCAACAAGTCCGGGCCCCGCATCCTAAACGACCCCACGTTGAAGCTGCTCGCCCGCACTGCCGCCAGCCACGTGCAGGCCGGCGCGGATATGGTGGCGCCCAGCGACATGATGGACGGGCGCGTGCGCGCCATTCGAACGGAACTCGACCGGCTCGGATTCCAGGAAACGCCCATCATGTCCTACGCGGCCAAGTTCGCCTCCGCCTTCTACGGCCCGTTTCGCGAAGCCGCCGAATCCGCGCCGAAATTCGGCGACCGCCGCAGCTACCAGATGGACCCCGCCAACGCAGCCGAAGCGTTGCGCGAAGTGGCGCTGGATATTCAGGAAGGCGCGGACATTGTGATGGTCAAGCCGGCGCTGGCGTACCTCGACGTGCTCTACCGCGTGAAAGCCGAGTTCGGCTACCCGACCGCCGCCTATGCGGTGAGCGCCGAATATTCGATGGCAAAAGCAGCCGGCGCCAAGGGATGGATCAACGAACGCGCCGTTACGCTGGAGAGTCTGCTGGCCATGCGCCGCGCGGGCGCGGATATCTTGATTACCTACGCAGCCGCGGACGTTGCCCGCTGGTTGAAGGAGGCCTGA
- a CDS encoding YlbF family regulator produces MALTIEETPIDRKTRELCQAILEEPKLKTLRQHIDRFMADETTRAQYDNLVSKGQALQQKQQKSMPLTDEEISDFEQHREAVLNNPVAREFLDAQQELHQVKHAIHQYVSKTLELGRLPSEDELGEGGCNHGSCGCSC; encoded by the coding sequence ATGGCATTGACGATTGAAGAAACTCCGATTGACCGGAAAACCCGTGAGCTCTGCCAGGCCATCCTGGAGGAGCCGAAGCTGAAGACCCTCCGACAGCACATTGACAGGTTCATGGCGGATGAAACGACCCGGGCCCAGTACGACAATCTCGTATCCAAAGGCCAGGCACTGCAGCAAAAGCAACAGAAGTCCATGCCGCTGACGGATGAGGAAATCTCGGACTTCGAGCAGCATCGCGAAGCGGTGCTGAACAACCCGGTGGCCCGCGAGTTCCTCGATGCCCAACAGGAACTGCACCAGGTGAAACATGCCATCCACCAATACGTCAGCAAGACCCTCGAACTGGGCCGCCTGCCCTCTGAAGACGAGTTGGGCGAAGGCGGCTGCAACCACGGAAGCTGCGGCTGCAGTTGCTGA
- a CDS encoding anhydro-N-acetylmuramic acid kinase codes for MRKSPRGARLVVGLMSGTSADGIDAVAAEIQGDGRRLRARVLAHTHQSFPPMLRRHILHVCLHGTVAEICELNFLLGEQFARAALAVIHRAGLKPGDIAAIGSHGQTIHHLPNAQTPSTLQIGEAAVIAERTGISTICDFRVRDMAAGGQGAPLVPYADWALFTDARRPRIVQNIGGIGNLTFLPPRAELDDVVAFDTGPGNMVMDALATTLTRGRETFDRNGQRAARGRVAGRLLAEMLAHPFLRRPPPKTTGREEFGEPFMRQVLSFARRLRVRPEDLIATATAFTAASIADAYQRFVFPRLKAGDLARLQVILGGGGAENPVLRRMLAARLGVGELLTHEDFGIANAAKEALAFALLAHETLRGKPGNVPRATGARRAAVLGKIVPGTN; via the coding sequence ATCCGCAAATCACCTCGCGGCGCCCGGCTTGTGGTCGGGCTGATGTCCGGCACCTCGGCGGATGGCATTGACGCGGTGGCGGCGGAGATACAGGGGGACGGACGCCGGTTGCGCGCGCGGGTGCTGGCGCACACGCATCAGTCTTTTCCGCCGATGTTGCGGCGGCACATCCTGCATGTGTGTCTGCATGGGACAGTAGCCGAAATCTGCGAGCTGAATTTCCTGCTGGGCGAGCAATTTGCGCGGGCGGCCCTGGCGGTCATCCACCGGGCAGGGCTGAAGCCGGGGGACATTGCGGCCATCGGCTCGCACGGGCAGACGATTCATCATCTGCCGAACGCGCAAACGCCTTCGACTTTGCAAATCGGCGAAGCGGCGGTCATCGCGGAGCGGACGGGGATCTCCACGATTTGCGATTTTCGCGTGCGCGACATGGCGGCCGGGGGGCAAGGCGCGCCGCTGGTGCCTTATGCCGATTGGGCGCTGTTCACCGACGCCAGGAGGCCGCGCATCGTGCAGAACATCGGCGGCATCGGCAACCTGACCTTTCTGCCGCCGCGCGCCGAGCTGGACGACGTGGTCGCGTTCGATACCGGTCCGGGCAACATGGTGATGGATGCGCTGGCAACGACGCTGACTCGCGGCCGGGAAACGTTTGACCGCAACGGGCAGCGGGCAGCACGAGGGCGCGTGGCGGGAAGGCTCCTGGCGGAGATGCTGGCGCATCCGTTCCTGCGGCGGCCCCCGCCCAAGACGACCGGCCGCGAGGAGTTCGGCGAGCCGTTCATGCGCCAGGTGCTCTCGTTCGCGCGGCGGCTGCGGGTGCGCCCCGAGGATTTGATTGCCACGGCGACCGCTTTCACCGCAGCCAGCATTGCCGACGCCTACCAGCGCTTCGTGTTCCCGAGGCTCAAGGCGGGCGACCTGGCCCGCCTGCAAGTCATTTTGGGCGGCGGCGGAGCGGAGAACCCGGTGCTGCGCCGCATGCTGGCGGCGCGGCTTGGCGTGGGCGAGTTATTGACGCACGAGGATTTCGGCATCGCCAACGCCGCCAAAGAAGCGCTGGCCTTTGCCCTTCTGGCGCACGAGACTTTGCGGGGCAAGCCGGGCAATGTGCCGAGGGCGACCGGGGCGCGTCGGGCGGCAGTCCTGGGCAAGATCGTGCCGGGTACAAACTAA
- a CDS encoding sugar kinase, whose translation MAILDIKPDGSCKYDLVALGEIMLRFDPGEGRVRTARAFKVWEGGGEYNVARGLRRCFGLKTAVCTAFADNDVGRLLEDFILQGGVGTEFIKWAPFDGVGRTVRNGLNFTERGFGVRGAAGTSDRGHSAASQLKPGEFDWNHIFGQCGARWLHTGGIFAGLSETTQQLVIEAVQAARKHGVIVSYDLNYRPSLWKSIGGARRAQEVNREIARHVDVMIGNEEDFTACLGFEVEGADEHLSRIETAAFKQMIGDVVKAYPNLRVVATTLRAVKTATRNDWGAICWAGGEFHEAPNRQDLEILDRVGGGDSFASGLIYGLLKFNDSQQAVDYGAAHGALAMTTPGDTSMASLKEVEALVKGGSARVRR comes from the coding sequence ATGGCCATACTGGATATCAAACCGGACGGTTCGTGCAAATACGACCTCGTCGCGCTGGGCGAAATCATGCTGCGGTTCGACCCCGGCGAGGGGCGCGTGCGCACGGCGCGCGCGTTCAAGGTCTGGGAGGGCGGCGGCGAATACAATGTCGCGCGCGGCTTGCGGCGATGTTTCGGGCTCAAGACCGCCGTCTGCACGGCCTTTGCGGACAATGATGTGGGCCGGTTGCTGGAGGATTTCATCCTCCAGGGCGGCGTAGGGACCGAGTTCATCAAGTGGGCGCCTTTCGACGGCGTGGGGCGCACTGTGCGCAACGGTCTGAACTTCACCGAGCGCGGTTTCGGTGTGCGAGGCGCAGCAGGCACCTCGGATCGCGGCCACAGCGCGGCCAGCCAATTGAAGCCAGGCGAATTCGACTGGAACCACATCTTTGGCCAGTGCGGCGCGCGCTGGTTGCACACCGGGGGGATCTTCGCGGGGCTGAGCGAAACGACGCAGCAGTTGGTGATCGAAGCCGTGCAAGCCGCCAGGAAGCATGGCGTCATCGTCTCCTACGACTTGAACTACCGTCCGTCGCTCTGGAAAAGCATCGGCGGCGCGCGGCGCGCCCAGGAGGTCAACCGGGAGATTGCCAGGCACGTGGACGTGATGATTGGCAACGAAGAAGACTTCACGGCCTGCCTCGGCTTCGAGGTGGAAGGCGCGGACGAGCACCTCTCACGGATTGAGACGGCAGCGTTCAAGCAGATGATTGGGGACGTGGTGAAGGCCTACCCGAACCTCAGAGTGGTGGCCACCACGCTGCGGGCGGTCAAAACGGCGACGCGCAACGACTGGGGGGCGATCTGCTGGGCGGGCGGGGAGTTTCACGAGGCGCCGAATCGCCAGGACCTGGAAATCCTGGACCGTGTGGGCGGCGGCGACAGCTTCGCCAGCGGGCTGATTTATGGCTTGCTCAAGTTTAACGATTCCCAGCAGGCCGTGGATTATGGCGCCGCGCACGGTGCGCTCGCCATGACTACCCCCGGCGACACGTCCATGGCTTCGCTCAAAGAAGTGGAAGCGCTGGTGAAAGGCGGCAGCGCACGCGTGCGGAGGTGA